The following coding sequences lie in one uncultured Mailhella sp. genomic window:
- the leuC gene encoding 3-isopropylmalate dehydratase large subunit: protein MAMTLAQKILQMHTDEEIREPGQIVECSLSGVLANDITGPLAIKSFRAMGAKKVFDKDRVFLVMDHYTPQKDIASANQVIVSRRFAGEMGITHYYEGGCAGVEHALLPEKGLVKPGDLVIGADSHTCTYGGIGAFSTGLGSTDIACGMVLGKLWFKVPATIRVNIEGSMPRWIRGKDLILRLIGEIGVDGALYRALEFGGSALKDVDIEGRLCMANMAIEAGGKCGLFPSDDLTAEYCRAHGTPDPMRLAADEGAEYERTVTMDVTGMEPVVACPHLPENTRPVSELSDVTVDQVVIGSCTNGRISDMRDAAEILRGRKVAKGVRCIVIPATPAVWRQAMDEGLFDVFSDAGCVISTPTCGPCLGGYMGVLGDGERCISTSNRNFRGRMGSLESELYLASPVVAAASAVTGVITGPDAL from the coding sequence ATGGCAATGACGCTTGCCCAGAAAATACTTCAGATGCACACCGACGAAGAGATCCGCGAACCGGGTCAGATCGTGGAATGTTCGCTTTCCGGCGTGCTCGCCAACGACATCACCGGCCCTCTGGCCATTAAATCCTTCCGCGCCATGGGCGCAAAGAAGGTGTTCGACAAGGATCGCGTGTTTCTGGTGATGGATCACTACACCCCCCAGAAGGATATCGCCTCGGCCAATCAGGTGATCGTGTCCCGTCGCTTTGCCGGGGAAATGGGCATCACCCATTACTACGAAGGCGGCTGCGCGGGCGTGGAACACGCGCTCCTGCCCGAAAAGGGCCTCGTCAAGCCCGGCGATCTCGTCATCGGGGCGGACAGCCATACCTGCACCTACGGCGGCATCGGCGCGTTTTCCACGGGCCTCGGCTCCACGGACATCGCCTGCGGCATGGTGCTCGGCAAGCTGTGGTTCAAGGTGCCTGCCACCATCCGGGTGAACATTGAAGGTTCGATGCCCCGCTGGATTCGCGGCAAGGATCTCATTCTGCGCCTCATCGGGGAAATCGGCGTGGACGGCGCGCTCTACCGCGCGCTGGAATTCGGCGGCTCCGCGCTCAAGGACGTGGATATTGAAGGGCGTCTGTGCATGGCCAACATGGCCATTGAAGCGGGCGGCAAATGCGGCCTCTTCCCCTCCGACGATCTCACCGCCGAATACTGCCGCGCCCACGGCACGCCCGATCCCATGCGTCTTGCCGCCGACGAGGGCGCCGAATACGAGCGCACGGTGACCATGGACGTCACCGGCATGGAACCCGTGGTGGCCTGCCCGCATCTGCCGGAAAACACGCGTCCGGTCTCCGAACTTTCCGACGTGACCGTGGATCAGGTGGTCATCGGTTCCTGCACCAACGGCCGCATCTCCGACATGCGCGACGCGGCCGAGATTCTGCGCGGCCGCAAGGTGGCTAAGGGCGTGCGCTGCATCGTGATTCCCGCCACGCCCGCCGTGTGGCGTCAGGCCATGGACGAAGGTCTCTTCGACGTGTTCTCGGACGCAGGCTGCGTGATCAGCACTCCCACCTGCGGCCCGTGCCTCGGCGGCTACATGGGCGTGCTCGGCGACGGCGAACGCTGCATTTCCACCTCGAACCGCAATTTCCGCGGCCGCATGGGCAGCCTTGAGTCGGAACTCTACCTCGCAAGTCCCGTCGTGGCGGCCGCTTCCGCCGTGACCGGCGTCATTACCGGGCCCGACGCGCTGTAA
- a CDS encoding 2-isopropylmalate synthase, translated as MSDRVIIFDTTLRDGEQSPGATMDLSEKIRIARQLEMLGVDVIEAGFPAASEGDFEAVKAIAQSVENAQVAGLARANAKDIDRAWEAVKFARNPRIHTFIATSPIHMEYKLRKTPDEVVELAVAAVKRAASYTPNVEFSAEDASRTDRDFLVRIVTAAIDAGATTINIPDTVGFAQPDEFGALIRYVIDNVPNSDKAIFSVHCHDDLGLAVANSLAAVKNGARQAELCLSGIGERAGNASLEEFVMALKLRPEYYGVECSIVTEQLYPSCHLLSLIIGRPIPANKAIIGSNAFAHESGIHQDGMLKNRNTYEIMTPQAVGRKSTDIVIGKHSGRNAVRTRLEELGYTLDNDQVNAVFAAMKELADKKARIHDEDLEALVFSEVYRMRIPDRFRLSNICVQTTMGSTMPTTAAVVMQDRDNEVRLAGFGVGPIDAAFNVISQICGTKAELEKFSVNAITGGTDAQGEVSVHLRDGKYSATGRGSDLDIIVASAKAYVDALNRLEHKEKDVISYKQNPVD; from the coding sequence ATGTCCGACCGCGTCATTATTTTCGATACCACGCTCCGCGACGGGGAACAGTCCCCCGGCGCCACCATGGACCTCAGTGAAAAGATCCGCATCGCCCGTCAGCTGGAAATGCTGGGCGTCGACGTCATTGAGGCGGGCTTCCCCGCGGCCAGCGAAGGTGACTTCGAGGCCGTGAAGGCCATTGCCCAGAGCGTGGAGAACGCGCAGGTCGCCGGCCTTGCCCGCGCCAACGCCAAGGATATCGACCGCGCCTGGGAAGCCGTGAAGTTCGCCCGCAATCCGCGCATCCACACCTTCATCGCCACTTCCCCCATCCACATGGAATACAAGCTGCGCAAGACTCCCGACGAAGTCGTGGAACTCGCCGTCGCCGCCGTGAAGCGCGCCGCCTCCTACACTCCCAACGTGGAATTTTCCGCTGAAGACGCTTCCCGCACCGATCGCGACTTCCTCGTGCGCATCGTCACCGCCGCCATCGACGCCGGCGCCACCACCATCAACATTCCCGACACCGTGGGCTTCGCCCAGCCCGACGAATTCGGCGCGCTCATCCGCTACGTCATCGACAACGTGCCCAATTCCGACAAGGCCATCTTCAGCGTTCACTGCCACGACGACCTCGGTCTGGCCGTGGCCAACAGCCTTGCCGCCGTCAAGAACGGCGCGCGTCAGGCCGAACTGTGCCTCAGCGGCATCGGCGAACGCGCGGGCAACGCCTCCCTCGAAGAATTCGTCATGGCGCTCAAGCTCCGTCCCGAATACTACGGCGTGGAATGCTCCATCGTCACCGAACAGCTTTATCCGTCCTGCCATCTGCTTTCGCTCATCATCGGCCGTCCCATTCCGGCCAACAAGGCCATCATCGGCAGCAACGCCTTTGCCCATGAATCCGGCATCCATCAGGACGGCATGCTCAAGAACCGCAACACCTACGAAATCATGACACCGCAGGCCGTGGGCCGCAAATCCACCGACATCGTCATCGGCAAGCATTCCGGCCGCAACGCCGTGCGCACCCGTCTTGAGGAGCTCGGATACACGCTCGACAACGATCAGGTCAACGCCGTGTTCGCCGCCATGAAGGAACTCGCCGACAAGAAGGCCCGCATTCACGACGAAGACCTCGAAGCCCTCGTCTTTTCCGAAGTGTACCGCATGCGCATTCCGGATCGCTTCCGCCTGAGCAACATCTGCGTGCAGACCACCATGGGTTCCACCATGCCCACCACCGCGGCCGTGGTCATGCAGGATCGCGACAACGAAGTGCGTCTGGCGGGCTTCGGCGTCGGCCCCATCGACGCGGCCTTCAACGTGATTTCCCAGATCTGCGGCACCAAGGCCGAACTCGAAAAGTTCTCCGTGAACGCCATCACCGGCGGCACCGACGCCCAGGGCGAAGTGTCCGTGCATCTGCGTGACGGCAAGTATTCCGCCACGGGCCGCGGCTCCGACCTCGACATCATCGTGGCGAGCGCCAAGGCCTACGTGGACGCCCTGAACCGCCTGGAACACAAGGAAAAGGACGTCATCAGCTACAAGCAGAACCCCGTCGACTAA